The Elaeis guineensis isolate ETL-2024a chromosome 12, EG11, whole genome shotgun sequence sequence AAGGTCATTTGCACTACTTTTCCATGCTCATAACAATTTGCATGCATGAAAAAGAAGGCAGATCAAAGTAAAATGATACTCACCATAATGACCAGTTAAAAGACAAATAAAATGCTAGGATTTACACCCTTCCACAACTCAAAAGAAATGATCTTATGCTCGGCAGATATTGAAACCAAATGTTCGGAaatgcatatttcataaacaataAAATCAAAATAAGATCAACAGGTGACACACCAAATCCATCGAGAGAAGCAAGGACGATTTCTCCTGGCAAGAGTCCAAAGAATTTCTTGCCTACTTTGGAATTTGCAACTGAACTTGTGAAGTATCCAGATACCTTCACGACCCCAGATAGGATTCCAGTTGCCACTTTCTCAGACATTTTGGTAACTCGTTTGACCCTAATCAACAAGTCAATAATCATCAACGTCACTTtctacacacaaaaaaaaaaaggaagaaagaacacAAATACACAATCAAATCTCATATAACCTATCATAATtaagacaaaaaaaaagaaaatgatacCGTCTAATCCTCCTCAAGGTCTCCGGGCTGACCTCCTTTCTCTCGGTGTTCTCCATCCTCTTCTTCAAGAACTCATTCCCCCACTTGATCCGATCGGTAGTCACATCTCCACACCACAGAATCCCCTTCACCAGCTTCCCCGACCCTGCTGCGATGGCCTTGGCCACGCAGCCACTGTAATCCTCCACATTGGGCGCCAATGTCGTCCAGTACGCCTCCGAACGCTCCTCCATCATCTCCTTCTTCGGCCCGGCTTCCATGATCTCCGCCGGCGTGATCTCCATCGCCACCGACCCGTCCAGCACCGTCGACGCCTCCTTTCCTCTCACATTCTGAACTGAGAACCCGCTGCAACTCTCCAACATCCCATCTAATTCCTTCAATAAGCTTTCCTGCCCCTTGGAAGCGAATGTGAGGCCGTAATTGAGGAGGTCGGCCGATCCGTCCTCACCGTCATCAGCGGTCCCCTCGGGAACGTGGAGGGAGAAGAAGTAGTGCGAATCATCGAGCTTCACGGCGGCCTCGTCGCGGGTGAGGGGCCATTGGACGGCGTCGTCACCGGCACCGACGCGGGCGAGAACGGCGACGATGCTGTCGCCCTGGCGGACTCGGAGGATGGCGAGGTCGCCGGAGGCGAGCTCGATGCTGTGGTGCTTGTCGATGAGGTGGAGGAGGGCGCCAGGGATCTCGAGGAGGGTTTCTTCGACGGGGGGTGAGAGGTTGACGGGGTGTTCGGGGTTCTTGGGGTCGCCGTCGGGGTCGGGGAAGAGGTCGCCGACGATGTCGGCCATATCGACAGTGGGGTAGAGAGAGGATGAGGGTTCGGGGGGAGCGGAGGGGGTGGGATTAGGGTTGGAGAGGAAGGGGGAGAGGGCTTCAGGGTTGGTTTGGAGGACATGGGGGTATTGTGGCTGCTGGGAGGCCATGGCTGGTTGTTTGGATGGGGAGAAAGACGggagagaaaggaagaaagagaggaagagaggaaactAACGGAAGGGGATAGAGGAACTTGGGACTGTACCGGTTCTTTCTTTTTGGGGGCAGGGGAGAAAAAATAACGGTCGCGAGAAGCGGGGAGGTTCGTTGCCGGAATGGCTCTGCTCCTATGGCGGGATGTTTAAACTTACCAAGCCCAGGCCTCCCCTGAAGTTTGGGCTATCAGAGTTTGGGCCTTCCAATTACAGGTGGTTTTACCACCTAGTAGATATCACGCGCATCTAAtcacattggaagagaaattctttgtccaCCATCTCAAGTAGAGGAAAAGTGCACGACTTTATCCAATTAGACCATATAgtataataaataataagatatatatttgatataggttaaattttttataaaaaaaattttttgattaaaatatttttcttcttttttattttattttgctcGTGCTTGGCTAAGATATTATAAATAACAACAAAACATTGTAACAATTAATAGAATGTCATAGAAAATAACATTAGCATAATAATAGTATAACATCCTATGACATCgaacacagaatatcataatattatcctgGATGTCATAGGATTCATAGAAAGTCCTATAAGATATCAGAAAGTGTCAGGAGGTGTTGTAGAAGGACAGTATCTTTAGTCCCATATAAATTGTAAGTCAAGAGAgagtatggcttatatggattaaaacattcTCTTCCACGTGAGTtgccttttaaaggataaaaagGGGCTCCAAATGACCAAGGCTCATTAAAGCCTTAGACCCATTGAAACCCAAAGATGATCAAAGTCAAAACCAACAATACCTCATGTATGCAGGAGCGGAGTTAACCTAACTATCCAAACCATCCGACCCATTGACTGCAACATTTTGCCCCTTAAAAGGCACATCATATGGAATGGATGATCTCTTTTTATGTAAGCTAAAGTCTCTtttgactcacaaccaatgtgggactaatgatgtcTTCCCTTTTACACTACAACAGAAAATAATAATagcatttttttctttcttctatgacatcttgaacaatatatataactttctgtgtcTTTATATTATTTTTCGATAATTGTTTAGAACATCGTAACAATCAACAAAAGGTCATAGAAAATAACAGGACATTATAATAATAGTGTTGCGGACAAAGACTTAGCccgtcacgtgaggtattgtccgttctGGCTCATGGAcctcacgattttatcctttaaaagacaTCTCACGTGGAAAGAATTTTTTCCTCTTTATAAGTGTGAGTctctcttgactcacaaccgatgtgggactattagtgCCCTTCATATTATTAGAACTACAATAAAGCCCCCCAATCAAGGAGGACTCC is a genomic window containing:
- the LOC105055083 gene encoding protein EARLY-RESPONSIVE TO DEHYDRATION 7, chloroplastic, which translates into the protein MASQQPQYPHVLQTNPEALSPFLSNPNPTPSAPPEPSSSLYPTVDMADIVGDLFPDPDGDPKNPEHPVNLSPPVEETLLEIPGALLHLIDKHHSIELASGDLAILRVRQGDSIVAVLARVGAGDDAVQWPLTRDEAAVKLDDSHYFFSLHVPEGTADDGEDGSADLLNYGLTFASKGQESLLKELDGMLESCSGFSVQNVRGKEASTVLDGSVAMEITPAEIMEAGPKKEMMEERSEAYWTTLAPNVEDYSGCVAKAIAAGSGKLVKGILWCGDVTTDRIKWGNEFLKKRMENTERKEVSPETLRRIRRVKRVTKMSEKVATGILSGVVKVSGYFTSSVANSKVGKKFFGLLPGEIVLASLDGFGKICDAVEVAGKNVLSTSSVATTGLVSHRYGEQAAELTTESLDAAGHAIGTAWAVFKIRKALDPKSSIKPTYLAKSAVKAAAAELKPKRK